The Euphorbia lathyris chromosome 2, ddEupLath1.1, whole genome shotgun sequence genome includes a window with the following:
- the LOC136219504 gene encoding actin-related protein 2/3 complex subunit 2B isoform X2: MKREQLTMGCFQRASPALKEILLQMYRAERPIEIDHHLHEFGSVEYHIQSSATDPNYKCLSISTTLLSHGALQPYGISAYTMRMIKDLCFNAVEIVEPPREGYQLTLKLNFDKIRSGKDPEKIIQQIAAVQAVILSSQLKEMLENVNAQDICQGTYKPFKLVYHPREPFYVIKKQPRKFTAVFPMRFKEPSDVIIATAFFQELVDVGNSEKWAKAPPCSWSPIPPPELRGEPLEDLSTNGGFVCFDISPHHVEGKKLDKTIWSLLNFYACVKNHVKILHKDNQEENEDNKRVKENSRFTYVRKLVRLPKSGMLKKRCREFARKIKRIRFRIKIHGFQRFRRRWLTLPSFSSPVGYAKLD; the protein is encoded by the exons atgaaaagggaGCAGCTCACCATGGGATGCTTTCAAAGGGCTTCACCTGCACTTAAGGAGATCTTGCTCCAGATGTACCG tgctGAAAGACCGATCGAAATTGATCATCACTTGCATGAATTTGGATCAGTAGAATACCACATTCAG TCTTCAGCAACAGATCCAAATTATAAATGCCTGTCAATATCAACTACACTGCTGTCTCACGGAGCCCTGCAACCTTATGGGATCTCAGCATACACAATGAGAATGATAAAGGATTTATGTTTCAATGCCGTCGAAATTGTTGAACCCCCAAGAGAAGGATACCAGCTCACCCTAAAACTAAATTTTGACAAGATTCGAAGTGGAAAAG ACCCAGAAAAGATCATTCAACAAATTGCTGCAGTGCAAGCTGTAATACTAAGTTCCCAGCTGAAAGAAATGTTGGAGAATGTCAATGCACAAGATATATGTCAGGGCACGTATAAGCCGTTCAAACTTGTATATCATCCAAGAGAGCCTTtttatgttataaaaaaacAG CCACGAAAATTCACTGCAGTATTTCCAATGCGTTTTAAAGAACCATCAGATGTGATAATTGCCACAGCATTTTTTCAG GAACTCGTGGATGTGGGAAATTCAGAAAAATGGGCTAAAGCACCACCTTGCAGCTGGTCACCCATTCCTCCGCCGGAATTGAGAGGAGAGCCTTTAGAAGATTTAAGCACCAATgggggatttgtttgttttg ATATTTCACCACATCATGTTGAGGGTAAAAAACTAGATAAGACTATATGGAGTCTATTAAACTTCTACGCCTGTGTGAAAAACCATGTAAAG ATCTTGCACAAGGACAATCAGGAAGAAAATGAAGACAATAAAAGGGTTAAAG AAAATTCAAGGTTTACATATGTCAGAAAATTGGTCAGATTGCCAAAATCTGGAATGCTCAAGAAAAGATGCCGTGAATTTGCCAGAAAGATCAAGCGAATCCGTTTTCGGATTAAAATCCATGGATTTCAGCGTTTCAGGAGACGGTGGTTGACACTTCCCAGCTTTTCTTCTCCAGTGGGATATGCCAAACTAGATTAA
- the LOC136219503 gene encoding probable metal-nicotianamine transporter YSL6 gives MASHEGTTISDPLLPVITQDPNNFNSKVLSETIPKWKDQITVRGLVVSAVLGTLFCILVHRLSLATGMVPSLNIAAALLGFSITKMWIFSLSKFGFSSSPLTRQETTVIQTCIVSCYGLATSGGFGTYLLAMDDKIYKLIGVDDHSGNSTDDDVKNLSLGWMISFLFVVSFLGIFSLVALRKVMIIDYRLTYPSGTATAMLINSFSTNTGSEVAEKQVSYLGKYLSLSFFWSFFKWIFSGVDNSCGFDHFPTLGLTLYKYSFYFDFSPSFVGCGLICPHNVNCSILLGAILFNGFLLPAISKQSGAWYPSNIHDSDLKGLGGYKVLISVSLILGDGLYSLIKIIAISLRNSTKPKPKPNIQHKQKDEMFLKDRIPSWFAASGVILVAIVSAFTIPVIFPQVKWHIVLISYIIAPVLAFCNSYGTGLTDMSMLTTYGKIGIFVIASLVGKNGGIISGLVACGIIITSASAASDLMQDFRTGYLTLTSPRAMFVSQLAGTAMGCVIAPLTFWLYWTAFDIGSPDGPYKAPYAVLFRQMAILGIEGFSELPKYSLAMFCSFFMLSIVMNMARDVIPRKYSMYVPISMAMAIPVFVGANFGIDMFVGTVISYVWMRRSKKDAEDYGGAVASGLICGDGLWTIPSAILSISRINPPICMNFRPSLSS, from the coding sequence ATGGCAAGTCATGAAGGCACAACTATATCTGATCCATTACTTCCTGTAATAACTCAGGATCCAAACAACTTTAACTCAAAAGTACTCTCAGAAACCATCCCAAAATGGAAGGATCAGATAACAGTTAGAGGTTTAGTTGTGAGTGCTGTATTGGGGACTTTGTTCTGCATCTTAGTGCACAGGTTAAGCCTAGCAACCGGGATGGTTCCCTCTCTGAACATAGCTGCTGCATTGCTCGGCTTTTCGATTACTAAGATGTGGATCTTTTCCTTGTCCAAGTTCGGCTTTTCATCGTCTCCTCTTACCAGACAAGAAACTACTGTCATCCAAACTTGCATTGTTTCTTGCTATGGTCTAGCTACTAGTGGCGGGTTTGGCACATATTTGCTAGCAATGGATGACAAGATATACAAACTCATCGGTGTTGATGATCACTCCGGAAATAGCACAGATGACGACGTTAAGAATCTATCTCTTGGCTGGATGATTAGTTTCTTATTTGTTGTGAGCTTCCTTGGAATTTTCAGTCTAGTCGCGCTCCGAAAGGTAATGATCATAGATTATAGGCTTACTTATCCGAGCGGGACAGCAACAGCAATGTTGATTAATAGTTTTAGTACAAACACAGGATCAGAAGTTGCAGAGAAACAAGTGAGTTATTTGGGGAAATATCTGAGTTTAAGTTTCTTTTGGAGTTTCTTCAAATGGATTTTCAGTGGTGTTGATAATTCTTGTGGATTTGATCATTTTCCAACCTTAGGATTAACACTCTATAAATACTCATTCTATTTTGATTTCAGTCCTAGTTTTGTTGGATGTGGTCTTATATGTCCTCATAATGTAAATTGCTCAATTCTCCTTGGAGCAATCCTATTTAACGGGTTTCTTTTGCCCGCGATTTCCAAACAATCCGGAGCTTGGTATCCATCTAACATCCATGACAGTGATCTCAAAGGTCTTGGAGGCTACAAAGTTCTCATCTCTGTTTCGCTTATTCTAGGCGACGGTCTCTACAGTTTGATTAAGATAATAGCAATCAGTCTCCGTAACTCTACTAAACCGAAACCAAAACCGAATATACAGCACAAGCAGAAAGATGAAATGTTCCTAAAAGATAGAATACCCTCTTGGTTTGCAGCTTCTGGAGTCATACTTGTGGCTATAGTTTCAGCATTCACAATACCTGTAATTTTCCCCCAAGTTAAATGGCACATAGTCCTCATCTCATACATAATCGCGCCAGTTCTCGCATTCTGCAACTCCTACGGCACAGGCCTAACAGACATGAGTATGTTAACCACATACGGAAAGATAGGCATTTTCGTTATAGCATCATTGGTAGGAAAGAACGGGGGTATAATATCCGGTCTAGTAGCTTGCGGTATTATAATAACTAGTGCTTCAGCTGCATCTGATCTTATGCAAGATTTCAGGACAGGATATTTAACATTAACTTCCCCAAGGGCAATGTTTGTAAGCCAGTTAGCAGGAACAGCAATGGGATGTGTCATTGCACCATTAACCTTCTGGCTATATTGGACTGCTTTCGACATTGGTTCGCCTGATGGACCGTATAAAGCTCCATACGCAGTTTTGTTCAGGCAAATGGCTATCCTTGGAATTGAGGGGTTCTCAGAGCTGCCAAAGTATTCACTAGCCATGTTCTGCAGTTTCTTTATGTTAAGTATAGTTATGAACATGGCGAGGGATGTGATTCCCCGAAAATACTCGATGTATGTACCGATTTCAATGGCGATGGCGATCCCGGTTTTCGTAGGAGCGAACTTTGGTATTGACATGTTTGTTGGGACAGTAATATCATATGTTTGGATGAGGAGAAGTAAGAAAGATGCAGAGGATTATGGAGGTGCAGTTGCTTCAGGTTTGATATGTGGGGATGGATTATGGACAATACCATCTGCTATTCTCTCAATTTCAAGGATCAATCCGCCTATTTGTATGAACTTTAGGCCTTCTTTAAGTAGCTGA
- the LOC136219504 gene encoding actin-related protein 2/3 complex subunit 2B isoform X1: MKREQLTMGCFQRASPALKEILLQMYRAERPIEIDHHLHEFGSVEYHIQSSATDPNYKCLSISTTLLSHGALQPYGISAYTMRMIKDLCFNAVEIVEPPREGYQLTLKLNFDKIRSGKDPEKIIQQIAAVQAVILSSQLKEMLENVNAQDICQGTYKPFKLVYHPREPFYVIKKQPRKFTAVFPMRFKEPSDVIIATAFFQELVDVGNSEKWAKAPPCSWSPIPPPELRGEPLEDLSTNGGFVCFDISPHHVEGKKLDKTIWSLLNFYACVKNHVKCTKGFIQRRMQKRLESLAEILHKDNQEENEDNKRVKENSRFTYVRKLVRLPKSGMLKKRCREFARKIKRIRFRIKIHGFQRFRRRWLTLPSFSSPVGYAKLD; encoded by the exons atgaaaagggaGCAGCTCACCATGGGATGCTTTCAAAGGGCTTCACCTGCACTTAAGGAGATCTTGCTCCAGATGTACCG tgctGAAAGACCGATCGAAATTGATCATCACTTGCATGAATTTGGATCAGTAGAATACCACATTCAG TCTTCAGCAACAGATCCAAATTATAAATGCCTGTCAATATCAACTACACTGCTGTCTCACGGAGCCCTGCAACCTTATGGGATCTCAGCATACACAATGAGAATGATAAAGGATTTATGTTTCAATGCCGTCGAAATTGTTGAACCCCCAAGAGAAGGATACCAGCTCACCCTAAAACTAAATTTTGACAAGATTCGAAGTGGAAAAG ACCCAGAAAAGATCATTCAACAAATTGCTGCAGTGCAAGCTGTAATACTAAGTTCCCAGCTGAAAGAAATGTTGGAGAATGTCAATGCACAAGATATATGTCAGGGCACGTATAAGCCGTTCAAACTTGTATATCATCCAAGAGAGCCTTtttatgttataaaaaaacAG CCACGAAAATTCACTGCAGTATTTCCAATGCGTTTTAAAGAACCATCAGATGTGATAATTGCCACAGCATTTTTTCAG GAACTCGTGGATGTGGGAAATTCAGAAAAATGGGCTAAAGCACCACCTTGCAGCTGGTCACCCATTCCTCCGCCGGAATTGAGAGGAGAGCCTTTAGAAGATTTAAGCACCAATgggggatttgtttgttttg ATATTTCACCACATCATGTTGAGGGTAAAAAACTAGATAAGACTATATGGAGTCTATTAAACTTCTACGCCTGTGTGAAAAACCATGTAAAG TGCACTAAAGGTTTCATACAGAGAAGGATGCAGAAGCGTTTAGAAAGCTTGGCTGAG ATCTTGCACAAGGACAATCAGGAAGAAAATGAAGACAATAAAAGGGTTAAAG AAAATTCAAGGTTTACATATGTCAGAAAATTGGTCAGATTGCCAAAATCTGGAATGCTCAAGAAAAGATGCCGTGAATTTGCCAGAAAGATCAAGCGAATCCGTTTTCGGATTAAAATCCATGGATTTCAGCGTTTCAGGAGACGGTGGTTGACACTTCCCAGCTTTTCTTCTCCAGTGGGATATGCCAAACTAGATTAA